The following are from one region of the Cloacibacillus sp. An23 genome:
- a CDS encoding GTA-gp10 family protein, whose amino-acid sequence MREVTINGKNYKIEFGLNAVCMLEDTMHQPLSAIMQQISNGVLDLRLIRAIFWAVLLANNRGMTLERAGAILDQADGDYPAVYADIVGELTNSFVLRIIPLATQNGEDAKNAEGTA is encoded by the coding sequence ATGCGAGAAGTCACTATAAACGGTAAAAACTATAAAATCGAGTTCGGCCTCAACGCGGTCTGTATGCTTGAGGACACGATGCATCAGCCGCTCAGTGCTATCATGCAGCAGATTTCGAATGGCGTGCTGGACCTGCGTCTCATCCGCGCTATATTCTGGGCCGTACTGCTTGCGAACAATCGCGGTATGACGCTCGAACGCGCCGGCGCGATACTGGACCAGGCCGACGGCGACTATCCGGCAGTGTACGCAGATATAGTCGGCGAGCTCACAAACTCGTTCGTCCTGCGCATCATTCCGCTCGCCACGCAGAACGGCGAAGACGCAAAAAACGCGGAAGGGACTGCCTAG
- a CDS encoding DUF3168 domain-containing protein — protein sequence MSDLMKYGELYKALAENEALMAKVSGIYDEPPDDAASPYIAVASVQSVNDELLDNSGSEVTVDLDVWARASASAGGRKQILEINDLIIAAVPSWALYDGIEIMRDAAEPDWWHGVATIRYYDRRTD from the coding sequence ATGTCTGATCTTATGAAATACGGCGAGCTCTATAAGGCGCTCGCGGAGAACGAGGCGCTCATGGCGAAGGTCAGCGGCATATACGACGAGCCGCCGGACGACGCGGCGTCTCCGTACATCGCCGTCGCGTCGGTGCAGAGCGTTAATGACGAACTCCTAGATAACAGCGGCTCAGAGGTGACGGTCGACCTCGACGTATGGGCGCGCGCAAGCGCCTCCGCTGGCGGGCGCAAGCAGATACTTGAAATCAACGACCTGATAATCGCCGCAGTGCCCTCTTGGGCGCTCTACGACGGCATAGAGATAATGCGCGACGCCGCCGAACCCGACTGGTGGCACGGCGTCGCGACGATACGATATTACGACAGGAGGACTGACTGA
- a CDS encoding HK97-gp10 family putative phage morphogenesis protein, whose translation MARSIKMPEEAIRDLRKLAKGALRDCVYPHLRTATDAVRDEAKRLAPVKTGALRNSIKARTWKDDLSGVVYADYPETSRRTKRRTKKQRAGARVYYATAVEYGHKQGSKTVPAQPFLRPAVKAKQRLIRKELTDAMKEALKDV comes from the coding sequence GTGGCGCGCAGCATAAAAATGCCCGAAGAAGCCATCCGAGACTTGCGCAAGCTAGCGAAAGGTGCGCTCCGAGACTGCGTCTATCCACATCTCCGCACTGCGACGGACGCCGTACGCGACGAGGCGAAACGGCTTGCGCCGGTGAAAACCGGCGCGCTGCGCAACTCCATAAAGGCGCGGACATGGAAAGACGACCTAAGCGGCGTCGTATATGCCGACTATCCAGAGACATCGCGCCGCACGAAGCGGAGGACGAAAAAACAGCGCGCAGGCGCGCGCGTTTACTACGCGACCGCAGTTGAATACGGACATAAACAGGGGAGCAAGACAGTCCCCGCGCAGCCCTTTCTGCGGCCGGCAGTCAAGGCAAAGCAGCGGCTTATTCGCAAAGAGCTGACAGATGCCATGAAGGAGGCGCTCAAAGATGTCTGA
- a CDS encoding phage head closure protein translates to MNPGELRERITISRPKTSDDGIGGSVRTLEKLCDCWAKVTATRSRSGIISGRDLELRTHQVTIQLGKIEPENGDVITWRGKTLTVRAVRPDYAHAVCEMDCRMEA, encoded by the coding sequence ATGAACCCGGGCGAGCTGAGGGAGCGGATAACCATATCAAGGCCGAAGACAAGCGACGACGGCATAGGCGGCTCGGTGCGTACGCTTGAAAAGCTCTGCGACTGCTGGGCGAAGGTCACGGCGACGCGCTCGCGCAGCGGAATCATCTCCGGCCGTGACCTCGAGCTGCGCACGCACCAGGTCACGATTCAGCTCGGCAAAATCGAGCCGGAAAACGGCGACGTGATAACATGGCGCGGCAAAACGCTCACCGTCCGCGCCGTGCGGCCGGACTATGCGCACGCCGTATGCGAGATGGATTGCAGGATGGAGGCGTAG
- a CDS encoding head-tail connector protein: MPLTLDDLKLYLRVPDDTDDALIKSQLAAAEAYIAGKVSKTQRLVKDGEPLALADDELYRQCVKLMVAHWYESREIVSSGSAAQSPVRHTVDAILAHIEGCGDYA, encoded by the coding sequence ATGCCGCTCACGCTCGACGACCTTAAGCTCTATCTTCGCGTCCCGGACGACACGGACGACGCGCTGATAAAAAGTCAGCTCGCGGCGGCGGAGGCGTATATCGCGGGCAAGGTGAGCAAAACGCAGAGGCTCGTCAAAGACGGCGAGCCTCTCGCGCTCGCCGACGACGAACTGTACCGCCAGTGCGTCAAGCTTATGGTCGCGCACTGGTACGAGAGTCGTGAAATAGTCTCGTCCGGCTCCGCGGCGCAGTCGCCGGTGCGCCACACAGTGGACGCGATACTCGCGCACATTGAAGGCTGCGGTGACTACGCATGA
- a CDS encoding X2-like carbohydrate binding domain-containing protein → MSVTVDPESATFSKGSPADVVFTVTGANSITGIKDETPATVESTNYTFSGGKLTFLDDYLSTLGEAEHTFAVTADTGTFSVKITVGA, encoded by the coding sequence ATCAGCGTAACCGTAGACCCTGAATCAGCCACGTTCAGCAAGGGCAGCCCGGCCGACGTGGTGTTTACGGTTACAGGGGCGAACAGCATAACGGGAATTAAGGACGAGACGCCGGCGACGGTCGAGAGCACGAACTACACCTTCAGCGGAGGGAAGCTGACGTTCCTCGACGACTATCTCTCAACTCTCGGCGAGGCGGAGCACACCTTCGCCGTCACGGCCGACACGGGGACGTTCAGCGTCAAAATCACCGTGGGGGCGTAA
- a CDS encoding phage major capsid protein: MKDYIEKRQKLMDEAREALNSGDLALAKEKREAIESLDADKEKHDKEAASLNALLAMKVSAPVNIEDKSVEPEGAKSAEKTGGPRDEEALYRTAFARTLMNQPLNADESAVFARMNNGLEVHGALQTASTHTIVIPNTLVEQIWKEMGEAHPILRVVPKTYVKGKLTYPREKDGGDNATWYNESTEVTSGSFELDSIVLDGYELAKSILISWKLEKMSIDAFLTYIANLIAEKMGNALAAAVVSGTGTNQPQGIVTALEAESSTPQVMTWTASTDEVDYAKLTEFMGKIRSGYSSGAVIYAKNSFIWNVLANLLDETGRPYFIADVISGGVGRLFGHVVYEEDAVPADAMLLANVQRGYRMNVQEEISLLRDEYMTKRQTEFMGYAILDGKPITTKAFVYLKKSA; this comes from the coding sequence ATGAAAGATTACATAGAAAAGCGCCAGAAACTTATGGACGAAGCGCGCGAGGCCCTCAACTCGGGCGACCTCGCGCTCGCGAAGGAGAAGCGCGAGGCGATAGAGTCGCTCGACGCGGATAAAGAAAAGCACGACAAGGAAGCCGCGAGCCTCAACGCGCTACTCGCGATGAAGGTCAGCGCTCCGGTGAATATCGAAGACAAGAGCGTCGAACCGGAGGGCGCGAAATCCGCCGAGAAGACCGGCGGCCCGCGGGACGAAGAGGCGCTTTACCGCACCGCCTTCGCACGCACGCTCATGAACCAGCCGCTCAACGCCGACGAGAGCGCGGTGTTCGCGCGCATGAACAACGGCCTAGAAGTACACGGCGCGCTCCAGACCGCCTCAACGCACACCATCGTCATACCGAACACCCTCGTAGAGCAGATATGGAAGGAGATGGGCGAGGCGCACCCGATACTCCGCGTCGTGCCAAAGACCTACGTCAAAGGCAAGCTCACCTATCCGCGCGAAAAGGACGGCGGAGACAACGCGACGTGGTACAACGAATCGACCGAGGTCACGTCCGGCTCCTTCGAGCTCGATTCGATAGTGCTCGACGGATATGAGCTCGCGAAGTCGATACTCATCTCGTGGAAACTCGAAAAGATGTCCATAGACGCGTTCCTGACCTATATCGCGAACCTCATCGCCGAGAAGATGGGCAACGCGCTCGCGGCCGCCGTCGTCTCCGGCACCGGGACCAATCAGCCGCAGGGCATAGTCACTGCGCTCGAGGCCGAGAGCAGCACGCCGCAGGTCATGACGTGGACGGCGAGCACCGACGAGGTCGACTACGCGAAGCTCACGGAGTTCATGGGCAAGATACGCAGCGGATATTCTTCCGGCGCCGTCATTTACGCCAAGAACTCGTTCATATGGAACGTACTCGCGAACCTTCTCGACGAAACGGGACGCCCGTACTTCATCGCCGACGTTATCTCCGGCGGCGTCGGCAGGCTCTTCGGCCATGTCGTCTACGAGGAGGACGCGGTTCCGGCGGACGCCATGCTGCTTGCGAACGTCCAGCGCGGCTACCGCATGAACGTGCAGGAGGAAATCTCGCTGCTCCGCGACGAGTATATGACGAAGCGCCAGACGGAGTTCATGGGCTACGCGATACTCGACGGCAAGCCGATAACCACGAAGGCGTTCGTGTACCTAAAAAAATCAGCGTAA
- a CDS encoding head maturation protease, ClpP-related, with amino-acid sequence MKENLSTLLRVRNLANGDAALYFYGEIVSDWWEAWSSADKYPEAIRRMLDGLSSEHLHIYINSPGGSVFAGMAIYNMLSRYKGRKTVHVDGIAASIASVIAMAGDVIEMPENTMLMIHRAWASVSGNTEELARYAELLAKVDNAVVSVYSERLNVTDDLERVIELMGKESYLSAAETAALFRGVSIKPPIQMAACTKNAGAIYAASMEYERLRLLEMKNTGG; translated from the coding sequence ATGAAGGAGAACCTCAGCACGCTGCTCCGAGTGCGGAATCTCGCAAACGGAGACGCGGCGCTCTACTTTTACGGCGAAATCGTCTCCGACTGGTGGGAGGCGTGGAGCTCGGCAGACAAATACCCCGAGGCCATCCGCCGGATGCTCGACGGGCTTAGCAGCGAGCATCTGCACATCTACATCAACTCTCCCGGCGGCTCCGTCTTCGCCGGCATGGCAATCTACAACATGCTGAGCCGCTACAAGGGGCGCAAGACGGTCCACGTCGACGGCATCGCCGCGAGCATCGCAAGCGTCATAGCGATGGCGGGCGACGTCATCGAGATGCCCGAAAATACGATGCTCATGATTCACCGCGCGTGGGCTTCGGTTTCCGGCAACACGGAAGAACTTGCGCGCTACGCTGAGCTGCTTGCAAAAGTCGACAACGCCGTTGTGTCGGTTTACTCCGAGCGGCTCAACGTGACGGACGACCTTGAGCGAGTAATAGAGCTCATGGGCAAGGAAAGCTACCTTTCCGCGGCGGAGACTGCCGCGCTCTTTCGCGGAGTGAGTATCAAGCCGCCTATACAGATGGCGGCCTGCACAAAGAACGCGGGCGCGATATACGCCGCGTCTATGGAATACGAGCGGCTCCGGCTGCTTGAAATGAAAAACACAGGAGGATAA
- a CDS encoding phage portal protein has product MFKWLAKIFNRAPSRVRYEVIQDRGNGYYQWGGELYKSDILRSCIQPHVSAIGKLTPVHVKAEGDEADYFYIRKILTEPNPYMAGCMLQEKLAAQLTLNRNAFAYINRDHNGYPIELYPLPVMSAEAIYDRGYNLYLRFVLRNGRMVTYPYRDVIHLRRDYYENDIFGTSAQEALTPLMELVGTSDKGLMDAIKNGAIIRWLVKWNQTIRPEDLKKQAENFAEMYLSTEGNGTGVAATDAKAEVQQIKPNDYVPNVLQTDRTERRIYSFFGVNQNIVQNSYTEDEWNAFYEAQIEPVAKQMSDEFTRKLFSPRERQAGHRITFGANSLQYASMSTKLNLLQMVDRGAMTPNEWREVLNMAPIEGGDRPIRRLDTAVVGGGGEEE; this is encoded by the coding sequence ATGTTTAAGTGGCTTGCGAAGATTTTTAACCGCGCCCCGAGCCGCGTACGCTACGAAGTCATACAGGACAGAGGCAACGGTTATTACCAGTGGGGCGGAGAGCTCTACAAGTCCGACATCCTGCGCAGCTGCATACAGCCGCACGTATCAGCCATCGGCAAGCTCACGCCGGTACACGTCAAGGCGGAGGGCGACGAGGCGGATTATTTTTACATCCGCAAAATCCTCACGGAACCGAATCCCTACATGGCGGGCTGTATGCTCCAGGAAAAACTCGCCGCGCAGCTCACGCTCAACCGAAACGCCTTCGCCTATATCAACCGCGACCATAACGGCTATCCGATAGAGCTGTATCCGCTGCCGGTCATGAGCGCCGAGGCTATCTACGACAGGGGCTATAACCTCTATCTGCGCTTCGTGCTGCGCAACGGGCGTATGGTGACGTACCCGTATCGCGACGTGATACACCTGCGGCGCGACTACTACGAGAACGACATCTTTGGGACGAGCGCGCAGGAGGCGCTCACGCCGCTGATGGAGCTGGTCGGTACCAGCGACAAGGGGCTCATGGACGCCATCAAAAACGGCGCGATAATCCGCTGGCTCGTCAAATGGAACCAGACGATAAGGCCGGAAGACCTTAAAAAGCAGGCCGAGAACTTCGCGGAGATGTACCTCTCAACCGAAGGCAACGGCACGGGCGTCGCCGCGACCGACGCGAAAGCCGAGGTGCAGCAGATAAAGCCGAACGACTACGTCCCGAACGTCCTCCAGACCGACAGGACGGAGCGCCGCATATACAGCTTTTTCGGCGTCAATCAGAACATCGTGCAGAACTCATACACCGAGGACGAGTGGAACGCCTTCTACGAGGCACAGATTGAGCCGGTCGCCAAGCAGATGAGCGACGAGTTTACGCGGAAGCTATTTTCGCCGCGAGAGCGCCAGGCCGGACACCGCATCACCTTTGGCGCGAACAGCCTGCAATACGCCTCGATGAGCACGAAGCTCAACCTGCTCCAGATGGTAGACCGCGGTGCGATGACGCCCAACGAGTGGCGCGAAGTGCTGAACATGGCGCCAATCGAAGGCGGCGACAGACCGATAAGGCGGCTCGACACGGCCGTCGTCGGCGGAGGAGGTGAGGAAGAATGA
- a CDS encoding terminase TerL endonuclease subunit, whose translation MTSSTHATDGGYIREYYRQIAAGEVLVSDKVRRVYKELVRLLDDDSGEWTFDERRAQHPITFIEKYCKHSKGKLGGKPFLLELWQKALISALFGFVSRDDGTRKYRELILMVARKNGKSALGSAIALYMLLADGENGPEIVSAATKREQAKIIWLESKRMVRKSPVLSRRCRCLVGEIDCDVNDGVFKPLSSESGTLDGLNVHCSLIDELHAIEDTNLYDVIVDGMSAREQPLSIIVTTAGTVRESIFDRKYEEAELIIKGYEDPAGYKDDRVLPIIYELDVRSEWTDEKCWAKANPGLGTIKELRTLAEKVERAKKNPRLVKNLVTKDFNVRETTSEAWLTFEQLDNTATYDIAALAPRYGIGGADLSSTTDLTCATMLFMVPDDAHIYVMQMYWIPEDLLERREAEDRVPYALWREQGLLRTCPGNQIDYRQVADWFREVQDEHGIYLAAFGYDAWSAVYFIKEMETNFGSYGMEKVIQGKYTLSAPMKALGADLEAKIINYNNNPILKWCLSNTSIDVDKNDNIQPSKGRSETRRIDGMASLLDAYVAFCRHREEYLNLI comes from the coding sequence ATGACTTCGTCAACTCACGCGACTGACGGCGGCTACATCCGCGAGTATTACCGGCAGATAGCCGCCGGCGAAGTGCTCGTGAGCGACAAAGTGCGCCGCGTCTATAAAGAGCTGGTTCGCCTGCTTGACGACGATTCTGGCGAGTGGACCTTCGACGAGCGCCGCGCGCAGCATCCGATAACGTTCATCGAAAAATACTGCAAACACAGCAAAGGCAAGCTCGGCGGCAAACCGTTTCTGCTCGAGCTGTGGCAGAAGGCACTCATCTCTGCGCTCTTTGGATTCGTGAGCCGCGACGACGGAACGCGGAAATACCGCGAGCTCATTCTCATGGTGGCGCGCAAGAACGGCAAGTCCGCGCTCGGCAGCGCGATTGCGCTCTATATGCTCCTCGCGGACGGCGAGAACGGGCCGGAAATAGTATCAGCTGCCACGAAGCGCGAACAGGCGAAAATAATCTGGCTCGAGAGCAAGCGTATGGTGCGGAAGTCGCCGGTGCTTTCGCGGCGATGCCGGTGTCTGGTCGGCGAGATAGACTGCGACGTCAACGACGGCGTATTCAAACCGCTTTCATCAGAGTCCGGCACGCTCGACGGCCTCAACGTCCACTGCTCGCTCATCGACGAGCTGCATGCCATTGAGGACACGAACCTCTACGACGTAATCGTGGACGGCATGAGCGCGCGCGAGCAGCCGCTCTCAATCATCGTCACGACGGCCGGAACGGTACGAGAAAGCATCTTCGACCGTAAGTATGAGGAAGCCGAGCTTATCATCAAGGGCTATGAAGATCCCGCGGGCTACAAAGACGACCGCGTGCTCCCGATAATCTACGAGCTCGACGTGCGCTCCGAGTGGACGGATGAAAAATGCTGGGCGAAGGCGAACCCAGGGCTCGGAACGATAAAAGAGCTTCGTACGCTCGCGGAAAAGGTCGAGCGCGCGAAGAAAAATCCGCGCCTCGTCAAAAACCTCGTGACGAAGGATTTCAATGTGCGCGAAACGACGTCGGAGGCGTGGCTCACATTTGAGCAGCTCGACAACACTGCGACGTACGACATCGCGGCGCTCGCCCCGCGCTACGGCATCGGCGGCGCCGACCTGTCCAGCACGACCGACCTCACCTGTGCGACGATGCTCTTCATGGTGCCGGACGACGCGCATATCTACGTCATGCAAATGTACTGGATACCCGAAGACCTACTCGAGCGCCGAGAAGCCGAGGACCGAGTGCCCTACGCGCTGTGGCGCGAGCAGGGGCTTCTGCGCACCTGTCCGGGCAATCAGATAGACTACCGGCAGGTCGCGGACTGGTTCCGCGAGGTGCAGGACGAACACGGCATATACCTTGCCGCATTCGGTTACGACGCGTGGAGCGCCGTGTACTTTATCAAAGAGATGGAGACCAACTTCGGCAGCTACGGCATGGAGAAGGTCATCCAGGGCAAATACACGCTCTCCGCTCCGATGAAGGCTCTCGGCGCGGACCTTGAGGCGAAAATCATAAATTACAACAACAATCCGATACTCAAGTGGTGCCTGTCGAATACCTCGATAGATGTCGATAAGAACGACAACATCCAGCCCTCGAAGGGGCGCAGCGAAACGCGCCGCATAGACGGCATGGCGTCGCTGCTCGACGCCTACGTGGCCTTCTGCCGCCACCGCGAAGAATATTTGAACCTGATTTGA
- a CDS encoding HNH endonuclease signature motif containing protein, whose protein sequence is MARRPFYDSAAWQRCRDGYIASVFGICERCGRPGYIVHHKQPITDGNVDDPEITLNWDNLEYLCLECHNREHFGTEPTREDVRFDASGQLIKA, encoded by the coding sequence ATGGCGAGACGGCCATTCTACGATTCGGCGGCGTGGCAGAGATGCCGCGACGGATATATCGCGTCAGTCTTCGGTATCTGCGAGAGGTGCGGGCGGCCGGGCTACATCGTGCATCATAAGCAGCCCATCACCGACGGCAATGTGGACGACCCGGAGATCACGCTCAACTGGGACAACCTCGAGTATCTCTGCCTTGAGTGTCATAACAGAGAGCACTTCGGCACGGAGCCGACGCGTGAGGATGTGCGCTTCGACGCCTCGGGGCAGTTAATCAAGGCCTAG
- a CDS encoding Txe/YoeB family addiction module toxin: MMNEPWKVVYTKQGLKDKRTAISAGFGDKVKELIGILKENPYKPYPPYEKLVGDLKGMLSRRINRQHRLVYAVYEAEHTVKVISMWEHYE, from the coding sequence ATGATGAATGAACCATGGAAAGTCGTTTACACGAAGCAGGGGCTCAAGGATAAGAGGACTGCAATTAGCGCTGGCTTCGGAGATAAGGTGAAGGAGCTTATAGGGATATTGAAAGAAAACCCTTACAAGCCCTATCCGCCATATGAAAAGCTGGTCGGTGACCTTAAAGGAATGCTTTCCAGAAGGATAAACCGACAGCATAGGCTTGTGTATGCCGTGTACGAAGCGGAACATACCGTAAAAGTCATAAGTATGTGGGAGCACTACGAATAA
- a CDS encoding type II toxin-antitoxin system Phd/YefM family antitoxin, with amino-acid sequence MIINATAARQNLYNVIDEVITTEEPTFITSKKGNVVMLSENDYKAINETLYLLSIPGMREKLIDGLNTPLDECVEDPDDE; translated from the coding sequence ATGATTATTAATGCGACGGCTGCCCGTCAGAATTTGTACAATGTCATTGACGAGGTTATTACAACAGAAGAACCGACATTCATAACGTCAAAAAAGGGAAATGTCGTCATGTTGTCCGAGAACGACTACAAGGCGATAAACGAGACATTGTATCTCCTTTCCATTCCTGGGATGAGGGAGAAACTTATCGACGGACTGAACACGCCGCTTGATGAATGCGTGGAAGACCCCGATGATGAATGA
- a CDS encoding Lar family restriction alleviation protein has translation MATLLRCPFCGGKPVVVVHHTKLYGDCKEVICSECEATVSDLWDYTKDDNGIRKRDAVEVWNSRVR, from the coding sequence ATGGCGACGCTCCTAAGATGTCCATTCTGCGGTGGAAAACCGGTTGTTGTCGTGCATCACACGAAGCTCTACGGCGACTGCAAAGAGGTCATCTGCTCAGAGTGCGAGGCGACTGTCTCAGACTTATGGGATTACACAAAAGATGACAACGGCATCCGCAAACGCGACGCCGTCGAGGTCTGGAACAGCAGAGTAAGGTAA
- a CDS encoding AAA family ATPase: MAVLASGWDREIKPDAPEEQLAAAITSSGLNPEKSLRIVLDGKIHRFPVEGDKGTEKAGWYVGFGDNIPAGMFGSWRGGFEQRWRADVGRELSAEELAAYEARIAEAIEIKEAERRKYYEQIAEAVKKILKTLEQASPEHPYLVKKRVGSYGIYETGDGRLMLPVVKGGEVVSAQYIDGDGGKQFHGGGEIKGGYFPLGSLPPQGTVYVAEGYATAASVYEATGRTTIVALNAGNMPVVAKWLRGKLGPAQEIVIVGDNDESGTGQKAAEEAAHLCGGRAVIPPETGDANDYVNAGGDLKALLKGGSSWLVSADDFCAKPAPIAWLVKKWIQCNGLAMVFGDSGCGKTFVVLDWVLRIASDVNDWAGLKVRHGGVVYLAGEGHYGLKARIAGWKLYHKVERLNAWVSSSDCELNTPEGLARTISEIRSLEAEKISVIVVDTLHRFLVGDENKAVDAKTMLDACSTLSRTFDCAVILVHHTGANQDAKGRARGSTAWRGALDNQILVTTSGDRIKLEQVKNKDGEIAEPVYLEKIPVHLPGWYDDDGEPVSTLVLEQDEDGAEKETAKLTKSQHFGLQTYREAAEKYGVLDERGEFAGVRESDWRKIFYERSGNMKPDTKRQNFYLMRKELSGLGEITCDDDVYQLSDEYELEKVYIRKILQKNHTEV; the protein is encoded by the coding sequence ATGGCTGTCTTAGCATCAGGCTGGGATAGGGAGATAAAGCCCGACGCGCCGGAAGAACAGCTCGCGGCGGCTATAACCTCCTCCGGGCTGAATCCGGAGAAGAGCCTCCGTATCGTCCTCGACGGGAAAATACATCGCTTCCCGGTCGAAGGAGATAAGGGGACGGAGAAAGCCGGCTGGTACGTCGGCTTCGGCGACAACATCCCGGCCGGCATGTTCGGCTCATGGCGCGGCGGTTTCGAGCAGCGATGGCGCGCCGACGTCGGGAGAGAATTGTCCGCCGAAGAGCTCGCGGCCTACGAGGCCCGCATAGCCGAAGCGATCGAGATAAAAGAGGCCGAGCGCCGCAAATATTACGAGCAGATAGCGGAGGCTGTCAAAAAGATACTCAAGACGCTCGAACAAGCATCGCCGGAACATCCGTATCTCGTGAAGAAGCGCGTCGGCTCGTACGGGATATACGAGACGGGAGACGGGCGGCTCATGCTGCCGGTCGTCAAGGGCGGAGAAGTAGTCTCGGCGCAGTATATAGACGGCGACGGCGGGAAGCAGTTCCACGGCGGAGGCGAGATAAAGGGTGGGTATTTTCCGCTCGGCTCTTTGCCTCCGCAGGGGACGGTCTACGTCGCGGAGGGCTACGCGACCGCTGCGAGCGTCTACGAGGCTACGGGACGCACGACGATAGTCGCCCTCAACGCGGGGAATATGCCCGTCGTAGCGAAGTGGCTGCGCGGAAAGCTCGGCCCGGCGCAGGAGATCGTCATAGTCGGCGACAACGACGAAAGCGGAACCGGACAAAAAGCAGCGGAGGAAGCCGCGCACCTGTGCGGCGGACGGGCTGTGATCCCGCCCGAAACGGGAGACGCGAACGACTATGTCAACGCCGGCGGCGACTTGAAGGCGCTGCTTAAAGGCGGCAGTTCGTGGCTCGTCTCTGCCGACGACTTCTGCGCGAAGCCCGCGCCCATCGCGTGGCTCGTGAAGAAGTGGATCCAGTGCAACGGCCTCGCTATGGTCTTCGGTGATTCTGGCTGCGGAAAAACCTTCGTCGTGCTCGACTGGGTGCTGCGCATAGCCTCGGACGTAAACGACTGGGCGGGGCTCAAAGTGCGGCATGGAGGCGTCGTCTATCTTGCGGGCGAGGGCCATTACGGCCTCAAGGCGCGCATAGCGGGCTGGAAGCTGTATCACAAGGTCGAACGCCTCAACGCCTGGGTATCGTCCTCGGACTGCGAGCTGAACACGCCTGAAGGGCTCGCGCGTACCATATCCGAGATACGGAGCCTCGAGGCGGAGAAAATATCCGTCATAGTCGTAGATACGCTGCACAGGTTCCTCGTAGGCGACGAGAACAAGGCCGTAGACGCAAAGACGATGCTCGACGCCTGCTCGACCCTTTCGAGAACCTTTGACTGCGCTGTGATACTCGTGCATCACACAGGCGCGAACCAGGACGCGAAGGGGCGGGCCAGAGGTTCTACCGCGTGGCGCGGCGCGCTCGACAACCAGATACTCGTCACGACGAGCGGCGACAGGATAAAGCTCGAACAGGTCAAGAACAAGGACGGAGAAATAGCCGAACCGGTCTACCTCGAGAAAATTCCCGTCCATCTGCCCGGCTGGTACGACGACGACGGAGAACCCGTGTCCACGCTCGTGCTTGAGCAGGATGAGGATGGGGCTGAGAAGGAGACGGCGAAGCTTACGAAGTCGCAGCACTTCGGCCTTCAAACTTACCGCGAGGCCGCTGAAAAGTATGGCGTGCTCGACGAACGCGGCGAATTTGCGGGCGTGCGTGAGAGTGATTGGAGAAAAATTTTTTATGAGCGCAGCGGGAATATGAAGCCTGATACGAAACGGCAAAACTTCTACCTTATGCGTAAAGAATTGTCTGGACTTGGAGAAATAACTTGTGATGATGATGTTTATCAACTCTCGGACGAGTATGAGCTTGAAAAAGTATACATCAGAAAAATCCTGCAAAAGAATCATACGGAGGTGTGA
- a CDS encoding VRR-NUC domain-containing protein — translation MMQTRRKRSLSKKTEDITECSPGTGKPLPSEHEEQCAFVSSFRKAFPGVRIIAVPNGGWRDIRTAARLKAEGVCRGVPDLFIPEWGLWIEMKRQKGGAVSDAQKDWLEYLDGIGYGAVVCCGAAEAMNAVLAWREAVKDGCLSIRLG, via the coding sequence ATGATGCAGACGCGCCGGAAACGGTCACTATCAAAAAAGACGGAAGATATTACCGAGTGCTCGCCCGGCACTGGTAAACCGCTGCCGTCGGAGCATGAGGAGCAGTGCGCCTTCGTCTCGTCCTTCCGCAAGGCGTTCCCCGGCGTGCGTATAATCGCCGTACCGAACGGCGGATGGCGCGACATACGCACCGCCGCGCGGCTCAAGGCCGAGGGCGTATGCCGCGGCGTGCCGGATCTCTTCATCCCCGAGTGGGGGCTGTGGATAGAGATGAAGCGGCAGAAGGGCGGCGCCGTCTCCGACGCCCAGAAGGACTGGCTCGAATATCTCGACGGGATAGGCTACGGGGCCGTCGTGTGCTGCGGGGCCGCAGAGGCCATGAACGCCGTACTGGCGTGGCGGGAAGCTGTCAAAGATGGCTGTCTTAGCATCAGGCTGGGATAG